The Vitis vinifera cultivar Pinot Noir 40024 chromosome 18, ASM3070453v1 region AGTGTATGTTCAATGACTAATATATAAAGTGAATGCCTTTCTTGATTCATGAAATTCACAAAATTGATTTATACATCAACTACTTTTGATTGAACCATAAGTATGATTTTGTTTATGGTATTGCATCTTCATCATTAATAGATATCCGTAGATATGTGAATTATGTATGTATGTTTATATTCTCCAATAGTAGTTATTCATAACAATTTGAATTCATTAAGAACTTTTGCAGAAAAAGATAAACAAATCAAACATGTTCAAAAACCTAAAAATCCCATCAAACAATGATTGTAATTCATATAATAACTTGAAGCCATCATAAATGATTtcagaaaaaaattgaatacaaaatattaagaaaacattttgattgtagtgaaaaaaatacaatcaataaatttaattctctcATCATAAGTTCTTGAATTATCGCTTTGTTTCCATGTGTAATTCTTTAATTATGCAAATCAACTCCTAATTTTGCATAAATCATAATATGCAAGAATTTTAGAACAATATGATTTTCATAGTTCCATTATTGAGAAAAGACATACTTTTAATTCATAGAGAATTCTTGAAAAGACCAAACAATGAGCATAGTTATTATAAGGACGGCACTTTTCATCAAAGTGTCTTTGATTTAAGAAACTAACTTCACGAAAACTAaccaataaaattttagttttattatttaatagacaataatatttattcaaatttattttgatatttaaataaatatcatataatataCATGTGGGCTGCATAAAATTCTCACAAATTCCActttctttattaatttttttttggactaCATTCTCACGTGGCTTTGCAGccattcatatttttattagatttacAATTACAAATTACCAAATTTTGACGGATATCTTAATATAAGGAAACCAAGATTTTCTGAATCATGAGGGCTTAAAAAATGGTAGGTCTGCATAGCCAAGAACAGACTGTCCATTCCCATATCAAACTGCTTCGCATAACTGAAGGAATAAACCAGGAATCATTAATATATAAGGACATAATAATTACTTTTGGCAAAACTTTCTAACTCCAAAATCTTAATACCATTCCTAAATCAATGCACATGAAAATTTTCCCAAACAGGCGTGTTCCTATGGCTATAAAATCAACACCCTTTTccttttcataataataatcagTAGTACTGCAATGGCAATGGCAATGGCAATGGCACACCCATTAATCCCTGCCTTCTTCCTTCTGATTACCCCTTTGCTTTTCTTGACCCATTCTCTATCTCCTGCTCATGCAGCATCAGAGCTAGTGGACGGAGTCTGCCATGAGTCCCAAAACTATTCATTCTGCATTCAGGCTCTGGAGTCGGATCCCAAAACTCCTGCAGCAAAGGACTACATGGATCTAGCCGTGATTTCCCTCAATTTAGGGATTTCAAATACAACAGACACTCGTTCTTACATTAACGACCTGTATGAGAGCCCAGAGACGGATCCCAGTAAGAAGCCTGCCCTCAAGGGCTGCATATCTGGTTATGATGGAGCGGTTGGATCCTTCAAAAGTGCTTTGGGGGAACTGAAGGAGGATGCTTTGACTGCAAACTATGATGCCAAGGTTGCTGGTGATGGCGCAGTGAGTTGTGAGGATCAATTGGCTTCTGGTGGGGTTAAAGATTCTTCAATTTCTGCTAGGAATCAGTTCACTTTATCCTTGAGTAATATTGCAGATGTGATTACAACCCACTTGCTTCATTAATTTATGGTTTTGGTTTTTCTGCTTTTTCAATTTCCTTGTAGGAGTTATATTTAGGATGGGAATGaattaaaacagttttttttttttctttcttgaattTTAATAATACAAATGTTGTGATTTCCCCAAGCTAATAACTTAATGTGATTTAATagcttaatttaagttattaagtaaattaagtatgataaaataacttaatagtatgacttaaaaaataattttaaatataagtaaaataacatctttgttttacaatttttacctttttaccttCATTTACTTTAATTACCTCTACCATCTCTTTTACTACTTCATGATCTCCATTATTGATCTCCtatgataaatatatcaatgTGATagtttagaataaattttaaattaattttaccaaataaccttaatatttaatttaaaaattaaataataaattttaagttaacaatttaagtaaaaattaacttaaaaatcaacttaagttattaagtaaaaatattaaattttaccaaacaccctaaTCCTAATCTTTTATCAATCTTGATCGCTCTAAGAAATTTATTagtatcattatttatttatttttatataaatatgaagagtCTTTGTATTTACATCCATTAAgcatctttatatatatatccacttaaattaataatttttttttggataaaaatgacttaataaaataagtttgaatttattattttatttatattccaCTTTCTTAAAGATTTTTCAtacactttttaatttttatttaattttaaaacactttgaaattattcctaattttttttaactatccttgcaacaatttttttattaaaatttatttaattcgtataaataaataaatatatatataaaatattggaaTTAACTTTGAACTTATAAGATAtctcaaataaaagaatttctCTCAAGTTCAAGTATTCAATGATCACCATATATCTAATagaattcaaattcaaagaTCTTTTATCTTCTTAGCATAAAGAATAAAATCTTAATGTTAAAATTACCTCTTTTCTTCAACCTCCCAACCCATTCATCAAAATCCTACTTCTATTTTATatccttttctctctctttttttttctttcccattcatctttttcctcaaaattttgaCATCAAGATttaataaatcatcaaatataaattaataaattaatttcactaATTTTGATTGTGACGCACCAAATTCTAAACTTGTATATCTCATAAAAGAGCAAATATGattacaaccaaaaaaaaaagaaaaacatttacatctttgGGGATGTTTATCAAACTTTCTAGTATAGTTACTTTGGTGACTAAATACTATAAATGATATGAACTTCTActtgataaaatatcatataaacaTTACTTTGTGATAAATCAATAATTAACTATTATTATAAACACTAATTAAACATATAAGTTTATTGGAAAATCATAATATTACAACAAACATAATTAGAATTgtcaaacataaaataaataaataatgagacTTCATAAATAGGGCAAATATCATAGACTTTCTATACAccaataataattcaaaattataaacatgCAAGACATGTTACTATAACAAGAATCtaagattatataaaaattctCACATAATTAGTTTCATCTATATTTATGTGAATTCTAATTCAACAGCTCATAAGTGTCAATATGCATTACATTGACAATAATATCCATAATGAATAATTCATATTAATAATTGCCCATAATAAAACCTTCTACCAAATGGTCTTAAACCCATAACAATTTAGTCATTCTTATGTGCCATTATAACATCTCATTTATAAACATTACATAATAAGTaaccaataataatattatacaaTTTGATAGACACGATTTTAAGATCTGGTCACTTTGGTGACTAACAAATTGTTCCTAAGCGAATTTCAGAttgtataatataaataattatgatataatttgatatttaaaacaataaagtTTGGCCACTTTGGTGACTACaaacaaacataatataaatatcaaattaaataaaaatttcaatgatGTTAAACCTTCATAAACTATTATCGAAGCATGAAAGACAATTTGCCAAAAATGTAACTTATGATCCCAATTTGTACAATATGCAATTCCTTCATAAAAGGATCGAGTTCATAGTATAAAGTCATAAAGAATTCAATttattcaaatcatatattaatagcaataaaaaattatatggaaattagaaacaaataataattgACACAAAATCATAGTTCACATACATATATGTTACATCAATTGTCATCaagcatgcatatatatatatatatatatatatatatatatatatcattaaaatattacCACTGGAGATACAAAATTCATTattaacataaatatatatagcataatctatataaaatatatgctTTTTATTAATGATGAAGGTGCAATACCATAAACAAAATCATACTTATGGTTCAATCAAAACTGGTTGATGTATAAATCGATTTAGTAAATTTCATGAATCAAGCAAGCCACTCACTTTATATATTAACCATTAAACATACACTATATATAACATAtcgaaaattaataaaatcaaactttGATTATCATAAATTTCATCACAAT contains the following coding sequences:
- the LOC100253768 gene encoding putative invertase inhibitor → MAMAMAMAHPLIPAFFLLITPLLFLTHSLSPAHAASELVDGVCHESQNYSFCIQALESDPKTPAAKDYMDLAVISLNLGISNTTDTRSYINDLYESPETDPSKKPALKGCISGYDGAVGSFKSALGELKEDALTANYDAKVAGDGAVSCEDQLASGGVKDSSISARNQFTLSLSNIADVITTHLLH